Proteins encoded by one window of Chryseobacterium aquaeductus:
- a CDS encoding GLPGLI family protein, giving the protein MKRIIFGVLSFLSVITYAQNQRFSYEYKFVKDSTAKDKSVSELMYLDVSRKGSKFYSRDRAVADSIFLDMYTKGNHNVDLTGMKFGEVPYTVEKSYPDYEILFFNKIDMDEFKVSDNRKLTWKILPDKEKIGEFNAQKATANFAGRQWIAWFSTEIPFQDGPYKFSGLPGLIVKIQDQTNSHHFMLKEVKKLKAEEIWISENQKTRYQPLIALSQDKYKKQFVDYRNNPTKGVRQLIARGGSMKYKDQNGKELDTNEHLRNQEKRAKENNARNNNLLELDLLQ; this is encoded by the coding sequence ATGAAGAGAATTATTTTTGGAGTTCTTTCCTTTCTTAGCGTCATTACTTATGCACAAAATCAGCGTTTTTCCTACGAGTACAAATTTGTGAAAGATTCCACTGCCAAAGACAAATCTGTGAGTGAATTGATGTATCTTGATGTTTCAAGAAAAGGTTCTAAATTTTATAGTCGGGACAGAGCAGTTGCAGATTCAATTTTTTTGGATATGTATACTAAAGGCAATCATAATGTTGATTTAACGGGAATGAAATTTGGGGAAGTGCCATATACTGTAGAAAAGTCTTATCCTGATTATGAAATCTTGTTTTTTAATAAGATTGATATGGATGAATTTAAAGTTTCAGATAATAGAAAACTTACTTGGAAAATTCTGCCCGACAAAGAAAAAATTGGTGAATTTAATGCTCAGAAAGCTACTGCCAATTTTGCAGGAAGACAATGGATTGCCTGGTTTTCTACAGAGATTCCTTTTCAGGATGGTCCGTATAAATTCAGTGGCTTGCCAGGATTGATTGTGAAAATTCAAGATCAAACAAACTCCCATCATTTCATGTTAAAAGAAGTGAAGAAACTAAAAGCTGAGGAAATCTGGATCAGTGAAAATCAAAAAACGAGATACCAACCACTGATTGCACTAAGCCAGGATAAATATAAAAAACAGTTTGTAGACTATAGAAATAATCCCACCAAAGGAGTAAGGCAACTAATAGCGAGAGGTGGAAGTATGAAATATAAGGATCAAAACGGAAAAGAGCTGGATACTAATGAGCATCTTCGTAATCAGGAAAAAAGAGCTAAAGAAAATAATGCACGAAACAATAATCTTTTAGAACTCGATTTATTACAGTAA